The proteins below come from a single Zea mays cultivar B73 chromosome 8, Zm-B73-REFERENCE-NAM-5.0, whole genome shotgun sequence genomic window:
- the LOC103635602 gene encoding protein TRANSPARENT TESTA 1, translated as MVLRACAMEGTFGVPYYEWLKPRSSSSTPPPSPSSSSTSSTTVSAPSIDQLAAAAADVVVHDERDAMMCLPLLGRLEGRATTRDLGHNPIKEEEAAGVDLSIGLPAPVTGASGYCSEAAPSSPVDEDEDLEEEEDEKARKRDSDECKVEGAGGERYRSEMVVVSGERPADYMRVGGEEGIVGSRGRRYWIPTPAQILVGPVQFICHVCSKTFNRYNNMQMHMWGHGREYRRGPESLKGTQAATLALLKLPCYCCAPGCRNSVAHPRARPLKDFRTLRTHYRRKHGGDKRFGCRRCAKPFAVKGDWRTHEKNCGKRWFCACGSDFKHKRSLNDHARSFGGGGHFYVTPPGHQQAAVPPLLKPKERIVIRFDQAAAPWNGAHAPICMTDRLTAPHV; from the exons ATGGTGTTGAGGGCTTGCGCAATGGAGGGCACTTTCGGCGTGCCGTATTACGAGTGGCTCAAGCCGCGGTCCTCCTCTTCGACGCCGCCGCCATCGCCGTCGTCCTCGTCTACGTCCTCGACGACAGTCTCAGCACCATCGATCGACCAactagccgccgccgctgccgatgTCGTCGTCCATGATGAGCGCGACGCCATGATGTGCTTGCCGCTTCTTGGCAGGCTTGAAGGGAGGGCGACGACTCGTGATCTTGGCCATAATCCGATCAAAGAAGAGGAGGCCGCCGGTGTTGACCTGAGCATCGGCCTGCCGGCGCCGGTAACTGGCGCCAGCGGCTACTGTTCTGAAGCGGCGCCTTCGTCGCCCGTGGACGAGGATGAGGATCTCGAGGAGGAAGAGGACGAGAAGGCAAGGAAACGTGACAGTGACGAGTGCAAGGTGGAAGGAGCAGGTGGAGAGCGATATCGCAGTGAGATGGTGGTGGTGTCCGGTGAGAGACCGGCCGATTACATGCGTGTGGGTGGGGAGGAGGGCATCGTCGGCAGCCGCGGCCGGCGGTACTGGATCCCGACTCCGGCGCAGATACTCGTCGGCCCGGTGCAGTTCATCTGCCATGTCTGCAGCAAGACTTTCAACAGATACAACAACATGCAG ATGCACATGTGGGGCCACGGCCGCGAGTACCGCAGGGGCCCGGAGTCGCTCAAGGGCACGCAGGCGGCGACGCTGGCGCTGCTGAAGCTGCCGTGCTACTGCTGCGCGCCCGGGTGCCGCAACAGCGTGGCgcacccgcgcgcgcgcccgctcaAGGACTTCCGCACGCTGCGGACGCACTACAGGCGCAAGCACGGCGGCGACAAGCGCTTCGGGTGCCGCCGCTGCGCCAAGCCCTTCGCCGTCAAGGGAGACTGGCGCACGCACGAGAAGAACTGCGGCAAGCGCTGGTTCTGCGCCTGCGGCTCCGACTTCAAGCACAAGCGCTCCCTCAACGACCACGCCCGCTCCTTCGGCGGTGGCGGCCACTTCTACGTCACGCCGCCGGGCCACCAGCAGGCGGCCGTGCCGCCGCTGCTCAAGCCCAAGGAGCGGATCGTCATACGCTTCGATCAGGCAGCAGCGCCATGGAATGGAGCCCACGCGCCCATATGCATGACAGACAGGTTAACAGCACCGCATGTATAG